The Pseudomonadota bacterium genome contains the following window.
AATAATTCACAATATATTATAATAAACCAGATTGGCACTATTTGCAGTAGCTATTTATATAAGGGTTACCTTGAAAATACAAGGATTTCTTATACTTTAAAGTTCTTTAATTCACAAGGTATATATAAAACATAGAAAATCACCTCCATAGCTTCTCATAATAACCCCCCTTCCCCCTGGGATTTTCCCAGGGGGTTTTTCTTTACAATGAGCAAGGTTTTATTGTATGATTCTAAATTATGGGTCTCTCCAATCTCAATATGTATACAGGTGGATTACTTAGCCTTCTATACTCTGCAGGACCAGTTGCAAAGGCAGTGGTTATTATCCTCATTATCTTCTCAATAGTGTCGTGGACAATTATGCTTTACAAGCTAAAACAATACAGAAGGGTTGAAAAAGAGGGGGAAAGGTTCATTAAAATTGTCAAAGAGGTTGATTCATTCAAAAAGCTCATTACAATGTATAGAGAAAGTCCTGATAATCCATTTTATAGATTAATTCTCGCAACTTATAAAGAGATTTCATCAAGACAGAGAGACAACCCGAATATTAAACCTGAAACAATTCCGCTCATAGAAAATGTGCTCAAGATTACAATATCAGAAGAGTCTGAAAGACTCGAAAGAAGGCTCTCTTTTCTCGCCACAACAGCAAATACTGCCCCTTTTATAGGGTTATTCGGCACGGTATGGGGGATTATGGACTCCTTCAGGGAAATAGGCATAAGAGGAACAACCAGCCTCGCAGTGGTAGCCCCTGGCATAAGCGAGGCCCTCATTGCGACTGCTATTGGCCTTGCTACAGCTATACCAGCGGTACTTGCGTACAATTATTTTGTAGGTAGGCTCAAAAGGATTATATCAAAGCTGGAAAATGCCTCTATGCATATTTTGAATATCCTCGAGAAATGAAAGCATTAAAAGATTCAACGAGACCGCTA
Protein-coding sequences here:
- a CDS encoding MotA/TolQ/ExbB proton channel family protein, producing the protein MGLSNLNMYTGGLLSLLYSAGPVAKAVVIILIIFSIVSWTIMLYKLKQYRRVEKEGERFIKIVKEVDSFKKLITMYRESPDNPFYRLILATYKEISSRQRDNPNIKPETIPLIENVLKITISEESERLERRLSFLATTANTAPFIGLFGTVWGIMDSFREIGIRGTTSLAVVAPGISEALIATAIGLATAIPAVLAYNYFVGRLKRIISKLENASMHILNILEK